A region from the Arachis ipaensis cultivar K30076 chromosome B01, Araip1.1, whole genome shotgun sequence genome encodes:
- the LOC107619433 gene encoding ethylene-responsive transcription factor 3, with amino-acid sequence MENLGTSSHQPHQKKNKKMKNNNNRVCNSKKSEKKFLGVRQRPSGRWIAEIKDSSQKLRLWLGTYDRAEDAALAYDHAARLLRGRNAKTNFPITHGACSTIILGKNPRAYQLLKQHAVMKSHMALSSHMVRDPFVSSSQSSILEDHNNTLVFPIPEEQGSADGSGGFSFGCCKVYSSVIVAPSFSA; translated from the coding sequence ATGGAAAACCTAGGCACCTCATCACACCAACCTCatcaaaagaaaaacaagaaaatgaagaATAACAATAATAGGGTTTGTAATTCAAAAAAGAGTGAGAAGAAGTTTCTTGGGGTTAGACAAAGGCCTTCAGGAAGATGGATTGCAGAGATCAAAGACTCTTCACAGAAACTAAGGCTTTGGTTGGGAACTTATGATAGAGCTGAAGATGCTGCACTTGCTTATGACCATGCTGCAAGGCTTCTTAGAGGAAGAAATGCTAAGACTAATTTTCCAATCACCCATGGTGCTTGTAGCACCATTATTCTTGGCAAGAATCCAAGGGCTTATCAGCTCCTTAAGCAACATGCAGTTATGAAGAGCCACATGGCGCTTTCTTCGCACATGGTCAGGGATCCATTTGTCTCTTCTTCGCAATCATCCATTCTTGAGGATCATAATAATACTCTTGTTTTCCCCATCCCTGAAGAACAAGGTTCAGCTGATGGTAGTGGAGGATTTTCATTTGGATGTTGTAAGGTTTATTCTTCTGTTATTGTAGCTCCTTCTTTCAGTGCTTGA